From the Helianthus annuus cultivar XRQ/B chromosome 17, HanXRQr2.0-SUNRISE, whole genome shotgun sequence genome, the window atcctgtttggtgatccttacttctgtgacagatagtgatcctcagaagtgcttcaggatcaggatcatggatcatcctaaggatccttatactaaaggttgttcactttgaatttggtattgttttgcaggagtaccggctgggacttggtcatggcgatattcctggagcatattcccttcaattctgcacgtgcttggccattgtgaacgttatggagaacgTGGGAAGAGGGCACGAAATGCGGACAGTTAGTTAGGCTAGatatttactatttttaaaggggatagcgagctatttttagaacacttggctatttttggctacacacactcgtacaactgcactcaccagctctcggcgaaacacttagcatttttcatacatttttacacgatatactatagtgatccttgtacttagctcgctatcatccgaagttgtaaaagaattattgtttaatttgagttggtgatcggtagtttccatcacccgaggttttttatgccggagatcattcattgatcaagggctttttcctcgtataaatctttgtgtcacttgtgcaattcatttctgagtgatcctcattgttgtttaccaattcaagcatcataccccgtaacagagagtttggttgcattatccttgtctgatttttgaccaaaacaataattATCATTGGAAGTAATCGATTGAACTTAAAAGAACAAAATCGTGTGAACAAATCAATAGAAATCAGAGTATGATACTTTAATGATTGAATACCTGAACAAAAGGAGAGATATATCACAAGCATCAGgaccggccctgagaattcatgtaccctgttcgagctcgaaaaacgtgcccttaggttttaactaaataaaaaatttaaactagtttttttcATACAACTTTGAACGGTTGACAAAAATATAGCATtcgataaacaatgcaattaacaaaatacaaaatatagtATTCGAATGAATGACATACCGTAAAAACTAATAAGCTAATAGCTAACCAATGATTCGTGAAGCTCTCCTTGCATTCTTGATAGCAAATTGGTGAATCAACTCTTCACAGTTTATATCATTTAAGACTTCGTTCTCGATAGCAATCATCGCCAACCCACTAAGTCTTTCTTGGGACATTGAAGATCATAGGTAAGATTTCAATAACTTCAACTTCGAAAAACTTCTTTCTGCAGATGCCACGGTGACTGGAATAGTCAACAATATCCTATATGCATTGCATGCTTCTGGGGAATAACCGTCTTCTTTCATATACTCCAAAACATCTACAGGACTGCTAAATTTATTGGTTAGTGAGTCACGAAATAAATTAAGCTCTGTATAAAGTGCCTCGCCATCAATATCCGATTTTTCTTTAAACCTGAGTGCATTTTCAAGACGATGACAAGACGACTTAAGATCTTCATCTTTAATAATCCTCAATGTACGTGGAAACAAAAAAACCAAATAAACCCTCGTACCATTTAAATTGTTCAAATCTTTTCTCTAAAGAAGCAATAGCTTGATCCACAATATATAAGAAAAAGTTTACTCTGAAATTCTCTTCTACTGTAAATGCAACTTCTTCACTACTAGAAGTCTCAtcttttctttttttccttttaatCTTACGTTTTTCTTTAAATATGGGATCAATTTCCATTTCACTAGCAATCTCCGTAGCTTCTTCAACCGCTTTAGGAAAACCGGTTTCTCTATAATCCTTAAAGTACTCAATCAAATTGTTTATTTCTTGAATAGCAATTTCAAGATGCATATCCTTTGCTTGTAATTTTTTGCTCACAATATTCACCCGGTTTAACACTTCATACCAAATGACAATTGATACCAAAAAATCAAATCCACTAAGTTGATTTTCTGCTAAAGCTAATGCTTCCTCTGCAATTGTAGCATCACTATCTGTCTCTCCAACTTCAAGCAAAGCTTCCCGCACATCATCAAGTTGCAATTTGATTGCCTTAACACTCTCAAAACGACTTTCCCAACGAGTTTGAGACAATGACTTTAGACTCCAGTTTTTCACATTATCTTTCAAAATTTACCAACGATTGATAGAATTTGCAAAAATCGTATAAATCCGTTGGACGTGTCCAAAAAAACTCTTTCCTTTAACACAACTATAAGCCATATCACATAATGTAAGGTTAAGTGAATGGCTACCACAAGGAGTGTAAAATGCTCTtggattttcttttaaaaatctcGTTTGGACTCCTTGAAGTGAACCTTTCATATTTGCCCCATTGTCATATCCTTGGCCACGCATGTCATCAATTTCAAGACCAAGATTTTGTAACTCCGCATAAGTTACATCAAATTGTCCCTTCCCAGTGGTATCATTAGCATTCAAAAACCCCAAAAATGACTCCTCAACAATAACAGAATTAGATGAGAACTTTACATACCTCACTATTATAGTCATCTGTTCTTTGTGACTAGAATCGGGGGTACAATCCAGTATGATTGAGTAGTACTTTGCTTCTTTTATGTTCTTAATGAGTTCTTTTTTAATTTCATCAGTAAGCATAAGTATTATCTCATTTTGGATCTTGTGTCCAAGATAATGCACATGAATATCGTCACTAGTGATCCGCCGAACATGCTCTTTGATAACCGGATCAAACTCTTCCAACATCTCAACTAGACCCAAGAAATTTCCATTACCTGttaaatacaatcaacaaaaaaTTAAGTAAGAATAAATGGaactaaaacaaaacaaaacaatttcaATTACCTTTTTCATACAACTTTTCTTTATTTCCACGAAATGCTAAATTATGCTTAACAAGAAACTTGATTAGCGCAATGATTCTAAAAAGGACTTGTTTCCAATAATCCGCTTCCTTCTTGAATTGCTCATGTTGAAATTTATCAATTGTGTCGTCCGACTTCAATCTTTTACGCAAATCAAACCACTTTTTCATATTTATGAGATGATCTAAAGAAACTTCATGTTCTTTCACTCTACCGGTAGCATGGTGCCAATCATCAAAACCTACACCTCCCAATCTACCTTTTGGCGCCCCATTTCTAAACACTttgcaacaaaaacaaaacatcTTATCTAGCTCTTTCGAATATACTAGCCATTCTCTATCACACTTCTCCAAGTTTGATAATGTTCTTGTATAAATAGTGGCTGAAAATCATCTATTAAATTTATCATATGGACCAAATTCAATACTAGTATCTCTTTTAGGACCTTTCGCGACCAATAGTTTAATCTCATCCGCATTTAGTCCTTCCCACCTTCTTGGATCAAATATATAATCAACATGCTCTTCTTGTTGTTGCTCTTCAACATGTTCTTGTTCTTGTTGCTTTTCAACATGTTCTTCGTCTTCTACTTCCACACGTTCTTGCTCTTGTTCTACTTCATCGTGTTCCCGTTCTACTTCAACATGCTCTTGTGGTTTTTCCACATCAACAATAGGCGGATTAGGCGTCAAAAATTTTTGCATAGCACCCTTTTGTGACTTCACCAATTCATCTTGTCGTTTCCTCTTTTGACGCTTTTGCCATCCGGATGGTTGTTTAGGAGCCATTAAGTCATTAACGCCTAAATAATGTTCGACAACAACATAAATGAACTGAAATCCGAAATCGACataagttaactaaataaatCGACATAACTGAAATTCGACATATATGAACTGAAATCCGAAATTGACGTAACTGAAATAGTGAAATTCGACAACAACATAAATGAACTGAAATCCGAAATCGACATAACTGAAATTCAACATATATAATGGAAATCGAAAAGATGAAAATCAATCCTGCTGTGAATAAATGAATTCGACATATAACCGAATAAATGAATTCCATATGTTCGACAATCGACAACATAAACGATAAAACGAAGGCCGTGCGTACTGCACTACTGCTGACCTGCTTGTTGTGACTGAAATGATGAAATCGAAGGCCTGCTGTCTGCTGATGATGAATGATGATCGCCGATCGGTTGTGCAACTGGGCCAGTTCCGACGTTTCTGTTCTTCCTCAATCCTCAGTTCCGACGTTTCTTTTCCGGAATCCTGATTGCCACCCACTGCCACTTTATTTTCTTAATTAGTTTTTTTAGATAATATTTGGGTATTGGGCTCGCTAACCTAATGGGCTAAATAGTTTAAACAATAGGATTTtttaagtgggcctatgttaatatttttttggttataccctattaaaattttttttacatatataatatcggATTCTTTTTTAAAAATTACGGGCCCTACGAAATCACGGGCCCTGTTCGGTTGTCCTCCCCACCCTCCTTAAGGGCCGGCTCTGACAAGCGTATATCACAAGCTATTTTCACTCCCAAATATATATTACATCATACTGTTTAAAGATAAGAGTTGCACCATTGTTCCCTTTCTATATACAAATTTTTTGACCAATGTTTGATTCAAAAGTAGGTCGTGGACATGATCACGGCCAGCGATCCGGTTTCACTCGTTTGCTGGAGAAAATTAGTTCGTTTTGACTTTTCCTAATCGCCCAATTTATAATCTTTATCACACAAGTTATAAGCGTTATACCTTGGCAGCCCTTCGTGATGGACCATCAACGGTCTTTTGAGTTGCAGAACGATACACAAGACCTACACTAAATCCACGAAGTTTCCAAGCTGGTCGGCTAACTCCCGCGTTGGAGACATGATAATGCTACCCACTCCACCCTCTAAACCCCATATAGCTTTATACAACTTCTCCAAAACCTACAAAAcaacaactttttataacaataaaaATCGCTTTATATAATATAACTCCATATATCGTATAAAGATTAAAATTACAactaatatataattatatatatgcGTATAGAGTACATAATGACATATTTTACAGCCCATTTTCCGAAAACCATATTAAAAAAGTTGGTGACTTATGCTAATAACATATGGCAAAAGTAAAGAATGAAACTTGTTTACTATGGTAGAAACCATCATCGAGCCTGTTAAAAACAGCCCCTACACAAAAACAATAGTTATGCATAGATCACACAAACATTTTCGCTTTTCATCTTTTAActgttttaatgtttttttatttctAATTACTTTATTCATCTCACACACATATCATGAGTACCTAGAAGGATATGTCTAGCATAGTCTTGTAATTTAACAAACATTTCCGGTTACATCTGACTCACAATACTTATCATTATATATTATGCAGCTTATCTTTAATTATTTggtttctacaaaaaaaaaaaaaaaaaaaaaaaaaaaaaaaaaaaaaaactcacgaAGAGGACTCATA encodes:
- the LOC110923962 gene encoding zinc finger MYM-type protein 1-like, which gives rise to MAPKQPSGWQKRQKRKRQDELVKSQKGAMQKFLTPNPPIVDVEKPQEHVEVEREHDEVEQEQERVEVEDEEHVEKQQEQEHVEEQQQEEHVDYIFDPRRWEGLNADEIKLLVAKATIYTRTLSNLEKCDREWLVYSKELDKMFCFCCKVFRNGAPKGRLGGVGFDDWHHATGRVKEHEVSLDHLINMKKWFDLRKRLKSDDTIDKFQHEQFKKEADYWKQVLFRIIALIKFLVKHNLAFRGNKEKLYEKGNGNFLGLVEMLEEFDPVIKEHVRRITSDDIHVHYLGHKIQNEIILMLTDEIKKELIKNIKEAKYYSIILDCTPDSSHKEQMTIIVRYVKFSSNSVIVEESFLGFLNANDTTGKGQFDVTYAELQNLGLEIDDMRGQGYDNGANMKDNVKNWSLKSLSQTRWESRFESVKAIKLQLDDVREALLEVGETDSDATIAEEALALAENQLSGFDFLVSIVIWYEVLNRVNIVSKKLQAKDMHLEIAIQEINNLIEYFKDYRETGFPKAVEEATEIASEMEIDPIFKEKRKIKRKKRKDETSSSEEVAFTVEENFRVNFFLYIVDQAIASLEKRFEQFKWFKEKSDIDGEALYTELNLFRDSLTNKFSSPVDVLEYMKEDGYSPEACNAYRILLTIPVTVASAERSFSKLKLLKSYL